The Archangium primigenium genomic interval CACCGCCTGTGATGTCTTCAACCGCGACGTGCTGCCGGATCTGCTCTCGCACCAGGCCGACACGTACATCCAGGAGAAGGCCCGGGAGCTGCGCGCCCGCCGCGAGAAGTTCGGTGACTCCGTCTTCCTGCTCGAGCCCAACATCAAGCAAGGGGAGGGGGGTCTGCGCGATCTAGAGACCGCGCTGTGGATCGCCCGGGTGCGCTTCCATGCCCGGGGTCTCACCGGACTGCTCCAGCAGTCGCTCCTGCCCGCCGCCGAGGTGGCCCGGCTCAAGGCCGCGCGCGATTTCCTCCTGCGCATCCGCCACCACCTGCACTTCCTGCGCGGGCGCAAGGAGGACCGGCTCACGTTCGATCTCCAGGAGGAGGTGGCGCGCTTCCTCGGCTACCCCGAGGGCCCCGTGCTGCCCGTGGAGGCCTTCATGCGCGACGACTACCTCGCCGCGAGCGCCATCCGCCAGGCCGTGGACGCGCTCATCATCCGGTGCGAGGAGTTGAGCGCCGCGCGCCGCTCGACCCGCTTCTCCGAGCAGCCGCTCGGGCCGTTCCAGGCCCTCCACGGCAAGCTCACCCTGGCGGACCCGGGCCGCTTCACCCGCGAGCCCGCCACGCTGCTCGACTTCATGCGCACCGCCGAGGAGCACGGCCTGCCCTTGCACTCCGAGGCCCGCGTCCAGGCCTCCCTGGCCGTGCCCGCGCTCGAGGCCGCGCGCGCCACGCCCGCCGTGCTCGCCGCCTTCCGCGCCTTCTTCGCCCGGCCCGGCACCCGGGGCGAGCGCCTCTTCGAGCTGCATGATCTGGGCCTGCTCGGTGCGGTGGTGCCCGAGTTCGGCCGCGTCACCGCGCACCACCAACACGACCTGTACCATGTGTACACCGTGGACGTGCACACGCTGTTCGCCCTGCGCCGACTCTACACGCTGCGCGCCGGAGAGCTCGTGGAGACCGAGCCGGAGCTGTCCCGCGAGATGCGCGAGCTGACGGATCCCTTCCCGCTCTACCTCGGCATGCTCCTGCACGACGCGGGCAAGGGCATGGGGGGCGATCACTCGGAGAAGGGCCGGGTGCTCATGGTGGCGCTCGGCGAGCGGCTGGGCCTGACCGCGCGGCAGCGCGAGGTGGCCGAGTTCCTCGTCCTGGAGCACCTGACGATGAGCCACACCGCGCAGCGGCGCGACCTGAGTGATCCCGCGCTCATCGCGGACTTCGCCCGGCGGGTGGGGGACGTGGAGAAGCTCACCTGCCTCTACCTGCTCACCTGGGCGGACATCAGCTCGGTGGGGCCGCGCATGTGGACGGCGTGGAAGGCGCAGCTCCTGCGCGAGCTGTATGACAAGACCCGCGCCCACCTGCTCGGCCGCGAGCCCATGGGAGGGCGCCAAGTGCGCGAGCGCTTCCACGCCCGATGGGCCCAGGTGTCCGGTGAGGCCCGGGCGCGGGAGCTCGCGGAGGTGATGCCCGAGCGCTACTTCCTGGGCACGGATCCCGCGCGCGCCGTGCTCCACGGACGGCTCCTGGCCCGGGCCCGGCGTCAGCCCCTGGCCGCCGCCCTGCGCCACCACCCGGACGCGGGCTCGAGCGAGCTCACCCTCGCGGCCCCGGACAGGCCCGGTCTGCTCGCGCTGCTCGCCGGGGTGCTGTCCGTGCACCGCATCGACATCCTCTCCGCGCGCATCGTCTCCACGGCGGATGGGCTCGCCCTGGATGTCTTCGACGTGCGTCCGCCCCAGGGGCCGCGCCTGGATCGCCCGCGCTGGCGCCAGGCCCGGGCGGATCTCCTGCGGGTGCTCCGGGGCGACCTGACCCTGGAGGCGCTGATGAACCGCCGCCGTCCGGGCGCGCTGCCCAAGCGGCACCTGCCGCCCGTGTCCCCGCGCATCACCCTGGACAACCGCGCCTCGCGCGACTTCACCGTGGTGGACGTGGTGGCGTTGGATCAGGTGGGCCTGTTGCATGCCCTGGCCTCGGCGCTCACCCGCTCGGGCGCGAGCATCGCCCTGGCCAAGGTGTCCACCGAGGCCCACCGCGCCATGGACTCGTTCTACGTCACCCAGGCGGGCGCGCGGCTGGAGGCGCCCGCGGAGCAGGCGGCGCTCGTGGCCACGCTCACCGAGGCGGTGGACGCGCTCGCGTCACGCTGAGGCTCACGGCGCGGGCGGCGGCGTGTCCTGGACGGCCGAGAGCACGGGCACCGGGGTCACCGCCACGCGGGGCGGCACGGGCGCCGGGGCGGGTTCCCCTTCGTCTTCGGGCGCCTGGTTGATCTCCTGGAAGATGCGGCGGCCGAGCACCGCGCCCAGCACGAGCGAAATCACCATGCCCACGCCCGAGGCCACCGTCGTCCAGGTGCGGCCCTGGGCGAGCCCGCTGCCGAACGAGGCGGTGAGCAGGGTGCCGGGGACGGTGCCGATGAGCACGCCGAGCACCACCGGCCAGAAGCGCGCCCCGGAGGCCGCCGCGGCGATGATCATCACGTCGGTGGGCAAGAGCGGATTGATACAGGTGAGCAGGGCGAACTTGAAGCCGTGCTTGCGCGCCGCGCGGGTGATGGCCGGGTAGCGCGGGCCCGCCAGGCGGCGCATCAAGCGCGTGCCCAGTCGGCGGGCCAGCAGGAAGAGGAGCGCCGAGGAGAGGAAGCTGCCAATCAGGCAATAGAGCGACGCCGCGGGGCCGCCGAAGACCATGCCGCCCACGGCGGTGAAGAGCTGGCCCGGCAGCAGCACGAGGGGCCGCAGGGCCAGGGCGAGCACGAAGAAGGCGGGAGCCCAGGGGCCGAGCGGCTTGAGGAATGCGCGCAGCTCTTCCTGGTTGACCACATCGGGACCGAGCAGGCGCAGCGTGGTCAGTCCCAGGACCGACAGCAGCACCGGCGCCAACACCTTGAGCCAGACCTTGCCCCGACCCTGCCCACCGTCCGCCACGCCTACCTCCCCGCCGTGATCGCCGGGAAAAGTGCGACATCTATCGGGAATCGGCAACGCGACCTGGTGTGTTGTGAACAATGAAGCATCCGGGCGGGCAGGCCGTAGTCTCGCACGCACGGACAGCATTTTGTCCCAACCTCCCGGAATCATTGGGGTTTTGGGGGTGTTTCAGGGGGTGTGAACGGTTGCCGGAGTACAGAGCTTGCTTGCATCGGGGCGCCTCCGTCCCAAGGTTTCAAGCAAGGAGCACCCTCGTGGGGACGGGGAGAACGCAGGAGGAGACCGACATGCAACAGGACAAAGACAACAAGGGCAGCATGACCGTGGCTGAGGCGGGGCGTAAGGGTGGCGAGACGGTGCGCAACGAGCGCGGCCGCGAGTTCTACGAGACCATCGGCCGCAAGGGCGGCGCGACGGTGAAGGCCGAGCGCGGCCGCTCGTTCTACGAGGAGATCGGCCGCAAGGGCGGCGAGACCGTGAAGGCCGAGCGCGGCGCCAAGTTCTACGAGGAGATCGGCAAGAAGGGCGGCGATCGGGTGAAGGCGACCCGCGGGCCGAACTTCTACGAGGAGATTGGCCGCAAGGGTGGGCAGAAGGTGAAGAAGCTCATCGAGGAGGGCAAGCGCGCGGCCCGCGCGGCCATGGAGGCCCAGCAGCAGGGTGGTGCCGCCACCGCGGCCGCCGCGCCCGCCACGCCCGCGGCGAGCACCGAGGAGCAGGCCCCGGCCGCCGCCACGCCCGAGCCGGGCACGCCCGACACGGGCCGCACGGAGTAAGCGTGACGTGGGAGGGGGGACCGGGTAGACATCCGGGCCGTGTACCTCCTGATCACGCTACTGGACCATGTGGACCAGCCTGAACGCGCCATCCGGCGGCTGCGGGAGTTTGGAATTCCCGAGCCGCTGGTCGTTCGGGCCCGGAGTGCCGAGGCCACGCTGTCGGCCGAGGTGCCCGTCTTCGCCGGCCTGCGCGGACTCGTGCTGGGCGCGGACGAGGACCGGCTGATTTTCTTGAGTGTGCTGGACACGGGCTCCGCCGAGGAGGTGGAGCGGCTGGTGAGCCGGGTCCAGTTGGAGATGGACGCGGATGACCCACCCATGGGCCGCCTGGTGGCCCTGCCGGTGATCGGCGCCCCCCTGCATCGGCGGGGGTGACGGCGCGCGTCCGGCGGTGTAAGCACCCGAGCCGTGCAGGCGTTGCTCGTCCTACTCGCCATCGCGGCGCTCTCGCTGCTGGCCTCTGACCGACGGGTGTTGGACCCGGGCCGCTCGGCGGCGCTGGCCCAGCTCGCCGCCAGTGGTCTGCTCTTCCTCGCCCTGGGGGCGCTGGTGGGGCCGGACGCGCTGCGCATCTTCTCCCCGAAGGATCTGGTGGCCATGCAGCCCCTGCTGGCGCTCGGGCTGGGCGTGGCCGGGGTGAGCGTGGGGCTCAACCTGGAGCCCCGGCTCCTGCGGATGCTGCCGAAGGAAATCTACCTGGCGGCGCTCGCGCACTCGGGCACGGCCTTCCTGTGGGTGGCGCTCCCCCTGGCGGGGCCGTTGCTGTTCACCGCGGGGATGCCGGCCGGCGCGGTGGTGGGCGCGGTGGCGCTGCTGGGCGCGGCGGCGAGCCTGTCCTCGGGCCACTTCGCGGTGCTGGGCTACCGCACCGGGCGCATGGAGCGGCACCGGGGCCTGTCCGTGGCGCTGCTCACCATGCTGGACGACGTGGTGGGCCTGGGCGTGCTGATGATCGCGCTGTCCTTCGGGACCGCGGCGCTGCCGTGGGAGGGCTTGGGGCTCGTGGTGCTCACGCTGCTCCTGGGCGCGGTGTGCGGCGCGCTGCTCGCCTTCCTCATGCACGGGCTGAGTGACCTGGGCGAGCTGATGGCGGTGCTGCTCGGCGGGGTGGCGCTCGTGTCGGGGGCGGCGGCCTACCTGCGGATGTCCACGCTGTTGGCGGGCGTGGCGTGTGGGGCCACGCTCATCTGGGTGGGCGGCCGCGCGGTGCATCAGGCGGCGCGCGTGCTCGGGCGCTTCGAGCGGCCGGCGTATCTGCTGCTCATCTTCCTGGTGGGCGTGCACGTGCACACGCGCGACCTGATGGCGTGGGCCCTGCTGCCCGCGTACCTGGGCCTGCGCTTCCTCGGGAAGATCCTGGGGGGGGCGCTCGCCCAGCGGGTGGCGGGCCACCGGCTGTCCCTGCCGCCCCGGTTGGGCTACGCGCTCATCCCCCAGGGCGGGCTCGCGCTGTGCCTGGTGGCCGAGTACCTCGTGCTGGTGCCGGGCTCCCTGTCGCAGCGGGTGTTCGACGTGGTGGTGGCGGGGGCGATCATCAACGAGCTCCTGGGCAACCGGGCCTTCCAACGGGTGCTCACGCCGCCGTCCCATGGGCGGCGGGGCTGGGAGGGCACACCATGAGGGCGGTGCTGCTGCGGCTGCTGCTCTTGCTGGTGCTGCTCGCGGTCATCGCGCGGGCGCAGGTGTGGCGCGTGGACACGGGCACGTCGGTGGCGCTCGCCGCCGGGGCGCTGCTGTTGTGTGGCCTGTTCGCGGGCAAGGTGGCCAAGGGCGTGGGGCTGCCCCGGCTCACGGGCTACCTGCTGGTGGGCGTGGCGGTGGGGCCCTACGCGCTGGGCTTCATCCCCGGCGCGGGCGTCAAGGGGCTGGAGCTGGTCAAGGGGCTCGCGGTGAGCCTCATCGCGCTGGTGGCGGGCACGGAGTTGCAGTGGGGGCTCATCCGCCGGGTGGGCGTGAAGGTGGCCACCCTGTGCTGCCTGGTGTGCGGGGTGACGTTCGTCGTCATCTGCGCGGCGCTCTTCTCGCTCAAGCCGTGGCTGCCGTTCCTCGCGCCCATGACGACGGGGCAGGCGCTCGCGGTGAGCGCGCTGGTGTCCATGGTGGTGGTGTCCTTCTCGCCCACGGTCACCATCGCCATCGTGCAGGAGACGAGCGCCCGGGGCTCCTTCACCGAATTCCTCATGGCCCTGGTCATCATCGGCGACCTGGTGGTCATGGTGGGCTTCGCCGTGGCGGCGGGCATCACCCGCGCGAGCTTCGGCGGGGGGCTGGACGTGGGCGGACTGGTGGGCGGCGTGGGCTGGGAGCTGTTCGGCTCGGTGGTGGTGGGGTGCGTGCTGGCGGTGTGCATGCTGCTGTACATGCGGCGCGTCAAGCGCGAGCTGCCCCTGTTCCTCGTGGGGCTGTGCTTCGCCTCCGCGGAGGCGGGCGCGCGCCTGCACCTCTCGCCGCTGCTCGTGTCGCTGGCGGCCGGGGCGCTCATCGTCAACCTGGACGAGCGCGAGGGCGAGCGCATCCACCACGCCATCCAGCGCGCGGGGCTGCCCATCTTCGCGCTGTTCTTCGCCGCGGCGGGCGCGGGGCTCAAGCTGGACGCGCTGGTGACGGTGGGCCCGGCGGCGCTGCTGCTCGTGGCCCTGCGCGCCGTGGCCATCTACGGCTCGTGCCGCCGCTTCGCGCCCCCGGACGATCCCCGCCTGCGCCAGTACCTGTGGATGGGGCTCATCTCCCAGGCGGGCGTGACGTTTGGCCTCGCGGCGCTCGTGAGCCGGACCTTCCCGGACTTCGGGGCCCAGGTGGAAGTCCTCATCGTGGCGATGATCACCGCCCACGAACTCATCGGTCCCGTGCTCACCCGGCGGGCCATCCAGCGCAGCGGCGAGTCCCATACGGACGACGCCCCGAACGTGGCGTAAGCGGAGACCCCCTACCATGGCGTCAGCGGCCCCCATCCTCGAGGTCAATGCCGAGCACCCCCAGCCCCGCCACGTGCAGCGGGCGGTGGAGGTGCTCTCGGGCGGGGGGCTCATCGCCTACCCGACGGACACCTACTACGGCCTGGCGTGCGACCTGGGCTCCAAGAAGGGCATCGAGCGGCTCTACCAGCTCAAGGGGCGCGATCGGAAGAAGCCCCTGTCCTTCCTGTGCCCGGACCTGTCGGACGTGGCCAAGTACGCGCACGTGAGCAACTTCGCCTACCGGACGATGAAGGGCCTGACGCCCGGGGCCTTCACCTTCATCCTCGAGGCCACGCGCCTGGTGCCCGAGGTGATGATGAGCAAGCAGAAGCAGGTGGGCATCCGGGTGCCGGACTCGGAGCTGGCGCGGGCGATCGCCGCGGGCCTGGGCCGGCCGCTCGTCACCACGTCCGCCACGGACGCGGAGGGCGAGCCCCTCACGGACGCCCGGAGCATCAAGGACGCGCTGGGCCACGGGTTGGATCTCATCCTGGACGCGGGCGTGACGCTGTTGGAGGCCAGCACCGTGGTGTCGCTCATCGGCGACCAGCTCGAGGTGCTGCGCCAGGGCAAGGGCGAGCTGGACTGAGGAGCGGCGGATGGAAGGGGCAGTGGAGGGCTACCTGGACGCGTTCATCGCATTCATGCGCGCCGAGCGGGGGCTGTCGGGCAAGACGGTGGACGCCTACGCGGCGGACCTGGGGGTGTACTTCGCGGACCTCAAGCGCCGGGGCATTGGCGACCTGCGGCGCGTCACGCCCGAGGACATCCTCGCCCACCTGGCGACGCTCGGGGCCCGGAAGCTGTCGCGCCGCAGCCAGGCGCGCCACCTGGCCGCCATCCGCGGCTTCCACCGCTTCCTCGTGGCGGAGAAGTACGTGGAGAAGGATCCCACCGAGGACCTGGACACCCCGCGCTCGGCGAAGAAGCTGCCCGTCTTCCTCACGCTGGAGGAGGTGGAGCAGCTGCTCGCCGCCCCCGACGAGAAGGACGCCACGGGCCAGCGGGACAAGGCCATGCTGGAGCTGCTCTACGCCACGGGGCTGCGCGTGAGCGAGCTGGTGGGCCTGGGGGTGAACGATCTCCAGTTGAGCGCCGGCTACCTGGTGGCCCGGGGCAAGGGCGCCAAGGAGCGCATCGTCCCGGTGGGCACCATCGCCGGGGAGAAGGTGCGCGCCTACCTGGAGAGCGCCCGGCCCGCACTGCTCGGCGAGCGACAGTCCCAGGCGCTCTTCGTCACCCTCCGGGGCGAGGGCTTCACCCGGCAGGGCTTCTGGAAGCTGCTCAAGCGCTACGCGCTCAAGGCGGGCATCCTCAAGCCCATCTCCCCGCACAAGCTGCGGCACTCGTTCGCCACGCACCTGGTGGAGCGGGGCGCGGACCTGCGCGCCGTGCAGGCCATGCTCGGCCACGCGGACCTGGCCACCACGCAAATCTATACGCATGTGAACAGCGCCCGGCTCCGGGCGGTGTATGACCATGCCCACCCGCGCGGGGACGACGTGCGGGGCCGGGGCGGCGGCGCCATTGGCGGCCGGGCTCCCACGCGCAAGCCTCCCCGCGGGGCATAGCCGCCGGCGTGGGGTGCACGCCCGGGCGCGGGTGTCCGGACGCCTCGCCCCCCGGGGCAAAGACAGACACAATCCCCAACGCTCGCCTCCGCTCCGGGGGCGGAACGCGGCGCGCGTGAACACTCGTCGGCCCTCGGAGGCCGGCTCGTCCTTTCCGCCCGGTCCCCGTTCATGCAATGACAGACTTCGACGGGAATTCCACCGGCGGCGCAGAACTGCGAGAGCACCATCCCCGTTGGTGAGACTGTGTTTGAATATCTGTCTTTGCGTCTTTTTCGGACTGCGCGCATTGAAAGACTATCGGTACAGTGGTTTTCGCTGTCACGGCCGCCGTGCACAGGGGCCCAGCCCGAAAGAGAAGGAGCGCGACATGAAATCCAAACGCAACATTCCGGGTTTCGTTCCAGGACGAGGACGAAGCAATGGTCGTGGGACGTTCTTCCTGGCCCTGGCGACGCTCGTGGCGAACGGGGGGTGCACGAGCAAGGATTCGCCCGCCGAGGGCGTCATCCCCTCCAAGGCCCCGGCCTCGCGCGCGGACAAGGTCGCGGAGCGCTGTGTGGTGCGGGCGCCCTTCGTGGGCAACTTCGAGCCCGAGGTGCAGTGGGCCTGGACGGGCAGCCCCACGCTCGCCGAGCACAAGCAGGTGATGATGACGCCCTCGGTGGTGGACGTGAACGGGGATGGCGTCCCGGACGTGATCTTCAGCACCTACGCGGGGGGCAACTACACCACCGACGGCGTGCTGCGCGCCATCAGCGGCAATGACGGCCACGAGTTGTGGGCGGTGTCGGATCCCACGCTGCGCGTGAAGGCCGCCGCCAGCATCGCCGCCGGTGACATCGACGGGGATGGCAAGGTGGAGATCTGCGGCGTGCCCGAGAATGGCCGCGGCGTCATCTGCTTCGAGCACGACGGCACCTTCAAGTTCCGCACCGCGCCGGGCGCCAACGACTACAACGAGTGGGGCGGGCCCTCGCTGGCGGACCTCGACGGGGACGGCACCGTGGAGATCCTCGACGGCAACCGGGTGTACTCCCACACCGGCGTGCTCAAGTGGGTGGGCTCGGACGGCATGGGCGGCGCCCAGGGCACCGGCCCCGTCTCCTTCGCGGTGGACATCGACGGGGACGGCAAGCAGGAGGTGGTCAACGGCCGGGCCATCTACCGGCACGACGGCACGCTCAAGTGCGCCAACACCTTCATCCCCCATGGCCTGGCGGGCGTGGCCAACTTCGACGCGGACCCCGCGGGCGAGGTGGTCGTCGCGGGCTACGGCAAGGTGAGCCTGTTGGATGACAACTGCGCGCTCTTGTGGACCCGGGACGTCCACGTGACGGGCCATCCGCAGAACGAGGCGGGCCACGGCGGCGCGCCCAACATCGCGGACTTCGACGGGGACGGCAAGCCGGACATCGGCCTGGCCGCCGACTGGAACTACACCGTCTACAAGTCGGATGGCAGCGTGTTGTGGACCCTGTCCACCCAGGACTACAGCTCGGGCCGCACCACCTCCACCACCTTCGACTTCGAGGACGACGGCAAGCTGGAGGTCATCTACAGCGACGAACTGCACCTGCGCATCCTCGATGCCGCCACGGGCACCGTGCGCTGGCAGATCAACAACAGCTCGGGCACCACGCACGAGTACCCCGTGGTGGCGGACGTGGACGCGGATGGCGCGGCCGAGCTGCTCGTCATCACCAACAACCACGCGCCCCCGGGCGGCACCAACGGCCTGCGCCTGTTCCATGACAAGAAGGAGGGCTGGGCGCGCGCCCGTCCCATCTGGAACCAGCACGCCTACTCGGTGACGAACGTCAACGACGACGGCACCATTCCCTCGCGCCCCACGGCGCACTGGCGCCACACGGCCCCGCTCAACCTCTTCCGCTCCAACGTGGCCAACTACCCGGCCAACGGGGACGGGGGCGTGCCGGCCGCGGATCTCACCGTCTCCGCGGTGACCACGTCGTGTGACGGCTTCGGCGCGCTGGTGCTCGGCGCCCGGGTGAGCAACCAGGGCGAGGTGCCCGTGCCCGCGGGCCTCAAGGTGTCCTTCTACCGGGGCAATCCCGCCGCGGGCGGCACGCTGCTCGGCGTGGCCACCCTGACGGACGCCGTGCCCGCGGGTGGCAGCGTGCTCGCCACCGTCTCCGTCACCACGCCCCTCACCGGCACCTCGGACGTGTGGGTGGTGGCGGACGATGACGGCGCGGGCAAGGGCCGCGAGACCGAGTGCCGCAAGGACAACAACGCGACCTCCGCCCCGAAGGATCTCACCTGCCGCCCCACGCCCACCAACAAGCCGCCCGTGGCGCTCTGCCGCGACGTCACCGTGGAGGCGGACGGCCAGTGCCTCGCGCGCTCCAGCGTGAACCACGGCAGCTATGATCCGGACAACGCGCCCTCGCCGCTCGTGGTGACCGAGGATCCCTCGGTGTCCTTCGGCCTGGGCAGCCACTCGGTGACGCTCACCGCGTGGGATGGCGAGGCCAACGCCTCGTGCGTGGGCACCATCTCCGTGGTGGACACGACGAAGCCGGCGCTCGAGTGCCCCGCCTCGCAGCAGCTCGACTCCTGCGCGGCCACGGGCGCCGTGGCCTCCTACACGCCCACGTCCGTGGACAACTGCGGCGGGGCCACCGTCAGCTGCTCGCACCCCTCGGGCGCCAACTTCCCCGTGGGCGACACGAACGTCACCTGCACCGCCCAGGACAAGTCCGGCAACACCAACTCCTGCCAGTTCAACGTGAAGGTGCGCGGTGACATCACGCCGCCCACGCTCTCGTGCCCCACCGCGCCGGTGCGGGCGAGCACCTGCGCGGCCGGTGGCACCCAGGTCTCCTTCACCACCTCGGCCACGGACACCTGCGGCGGGGCCACCGTCACCTGCTCGCGCGCCTCCGGCTCCAACTTCCCCGTGGGCTCCACGCCCGTCACCTGCACCGCGCGGGATCCCGCCGGCAACACCTCCTCGTGCGCCTTCTCGGTGGACGTGACGCAGGGGGCCGGGGGTGACGGCGACGGCGGCGGCGCGCCCATCCCTGGCGCCAGCAAGGGCCTGGTGCTCTGGTCGCCCAACTCGCGCTACGCCAACGTGTCCCTGTCCAGCTGCGCCGCCAACGCCACCGACGCGTGCGGCAACCCGCTGCCCCTGGACACCTACGGCCGCATCCTCTGGGTGTCCTCCGACGAGGACGAGGTCGACGAGGAGCGCGACGGCCTGCGCACCTGCTACGACATGGCCGAGCTGAACGCCTCGTCCGTGAAGCTGCGGGTCGAGCGCGCCAACGGCAACGGCAATGATCAGCGCAGCAACGGCCGCGTCTACACGGTGCACTACGCGGTGACGAGCAAGTCCGGCGCGACCACGCAGAGCACCTGCCAGGTCAGCGTGCCCAACAACCCGCTCCAGGCGGCGGTCGACAGCGGCACCCGCTTCTGCCTCGGCGCCGGGTGCCCGAGCGGCACGGCCATCGGCAGCCCCACGTGCAAGAAGTAGCCGTCCCCCAGGCCCGCGTGGCCTGAGTGACACCCGAGGACAGCGGGGCCCGGGAGCACACCGCTCCCGGGCCCCGCGTCGCGTGTCAGGGCACGGGCACGCGGTCGCCCAGCTTCTCGCGGCGGATGAGCAGCAGCTCGCGCACGATGATCTGCGCGGTGGCCATGAGCGGCACCGCGAGCACCGCGCCGATGATGCCGGCCAGCTCCCCGAAGA includes:
- a CDS encoding TVP38/TMEM64 family protein: MADGGQGRGKVWLKVLAPVLLSVLGLTTLRLLGPDVVNQEELRAFLKPLGPWAPAFFVLALALRPLVLLPGQLFTAVGGMVFGGPAASLYCLIGSFLSSALLFLLARRLGTRLMRRLAGPRYPAITRAARKHGFKFALLTCINPLLPTDVMIIAAAASGARFWPVVLGVLIGTVPGTLLTASFGSGLAQGRTWTTVASGVGMVISLVLGAVLGRRIFQEINQAPEDEGEPAPAPVPPRVAVTPVPVLSAVQDTPPPAP
- the glnD gene encoding [protein-PII] uridylyltransferase; this encodes MSLPPVPPPPPATHRETLGSLPVFTPGGPETRRTRAREFLREARAHAEAFHRGGAAGLSTSRLLAAATDALVQGLFTELSAELQAPPGLALAALGSYGRRELSPHSDLDLLLLRPWSVPEAAAAPLAQAFSTLLWDIKCAVGWSTRSPEECLRAADEDQTIRTALLDARFVAGDATACDVFNRDVLPDLLSHQADTYIQEKARELRARREKFGDSVFLLEPNIKQGEGGLRDLETALWIARVRFHARGLTGLLQQSLLPAAEVARLKAARDFLLRIRHHLHFLRGRKEDRLTFDLQEEVARFLGYPEGPVLPVEAFMRDDYLAASAIRQAVDALIIRCEELSAARRSTRFSEQPLGPFQALHGKLTLADPGRFTREPATLLDFMRTAEEHGLPLHSEARVQASLAVPALEAARATPAVLAAFRAFFARPGTRGERLFELHDLGLLGAVVPEFGRVTAHHQHDLYHVYTVDVHTLFALRRLYTLRAGELVETEPELSREMRELTDPFPLYLGMLLHDAGKGMGGDHSEKGRVLMVALGERLGLTARQREVAEFLVLEHLTMSHTAQRRDLSDPALIADFARRVGDVEKLTCLYLLTWADISSVGPRMWTAWKAQLLRELYDKTRAHLLGREPMGGRQVRERFHARWAQVSGEARARELAEVMPERYFLGTDPARAVLHGRLLARARRQPLAAALRHHPDAGSSELTLAAPDRPGLLALLAGVLSVHRIDILSARIVSTADGLALDVFDVRPPQGPRLDRPRWRQARADLLRVLRGDLTLEALMNRRRPGALPKRHLPPVSPRITLDNRASRDFTVVDVVALDQVGLLHALASALTRSGASIALAKVSTEAHRAMDSFYVTQAGARLEAPAEQAALVATLTEAVDALASR
- a CDS encoding sodium:proton exchanger, producing MQALLVLLAIAALSLLASDRRVLDPGRSAALAQLAASGLLFLALGALVGPDALRIFSPKDLVAMQPLLALGLGVAGVSVGLNLEPRLLRMLPKEIYLAALAHSGTAFLWVALPLAGPLLFTAGMPAGAVVGAVALLGAAASLSSGHFAVLGYRTGRMERHRGLSVALLTMLDDVVGLGVLMIALSFGTAALPWEGLGLVVLTLLLGAVCGALLAFLMHGLSDLGELMAVLLGGVALVSGAAAYLRMSTLLAGVACGATLIWVGGRAVHQAARVLGRFERPAYLLLIFLVGVHVHTRDLMAWALLPAYLGLRFLGKILGGALAQRVAGHRLSLPPRLGYALIPQGGLALCLVAEYLVLVPGSLSQRVFDVVVAGAIINELLGNRAFQRVLTPPSHGRRGWEGTP
- a CDS encoding cation:proton antiporter, with the translated sequence MRAVLLRLLLLLVLLAVIARAQVWRVDTGTSVALAAGALLLCGLFAGKVAKGVGLPRLTGYLLVGVAVGPYALGFIPGAGVKGLELVKGLAVSLIALVAGTELQWGLIRRVGVKVATLCCLVCGVTFVVICAALFSLKPWLPFLAPMTTGQALAVSALVSMVVVSFSPTVTIAIVQETSARGSFTEFLMALVIIGDLVVMVGFAVAAGITRASFGGGLDVGGLVGGVGWELFGSVVVGCVLAVCMLLYMRRVKRELPLFLVGLCFASAEAGARLHLSPLLVSLAAGALIVNLDEREGERIHHAIQRAGLPIFALFFAAAGAGLKLDALVTVGPAALLLVALRAVAIYGSCRRFAPPDDPRLRQYLWMGLISQAGVTFGLAALVSRTFPDFGAQVEVLIVAMITAHELIGPVLTRRAIQRSGESHTDDAPNVA
- a CDS encoding general stress protein, whose translation is MQQDKDNKGSMTVAEAGRKGGETVRNERGREFYETIGRKGGATVKAERGRSFYEEIGRKGGETVKAERGAKFYEEIGKKGGDRVKATRGPNFYEEIGRKGGQKVKKLIEEGKRAARAAMEAQQQGGAATAAAAPATPAASTEEQAPAAATPEPGTPDTGRTE
- a CDS encoding L-threonylcarbamoyladenylate synthase — protein: MASAAPILEVNAEHPQPRHVQRAVEVLSGGGLIAYPTDTYYGLACDLGSKKGIERLYQLKGRDRKKPLSFLCPDLSDVAKYAHVSNFAYRTMKGLTPGAFTFILEATRLVPEVMMSKQKQVGIRVPDSELARAIAAGLGRPLVTTSATDAEGEPLTDARSIKDALGHGLDLILDAGVTLLEASTVVSLIGDQLEVLRQGKGELD
- the xerD gene encoding site-specific tyrosine recombinase XerD, producing MEGYLDAFIAFMRAERGLSGKTVDAYAADLGVYFADLKRRGIGDLRRVTPEDILAHLATLGARKLSRRSQARHLAAIRGFHRFLVAEKYVEKDPTEDLDTPRSAKKLPVFLTLEEVEQLLAAPDEKDATGQRDKAMLELLYATGLRVSELVGLGVNDLQLSAGYLVARGKGAKERIVPVGTIAGEKVRAYLESARPALLGERQSQALFVTLRGEGFTRQGFWKLLKRYALKAGILKPISPHKLRHSFATHLVERGADLRAVQAMLGHADLATTQIYTHVNSARLRAVYDHAHPRGDDVRGRGGGAIGGRAPTRKPPRGA